The Herbiconiux sp. SALV-R1 nucleotide sequence TCCGGCAGTTCCCGCAGTCGAACTGACCGGTATCGGCAAGAGGTTCGGCGCCGTCGTGGCCAACGACGGCGTCGACCTCGTGCTGCGCCGCGGCTCCGTGCACGCCGTGATGGGCGAGAACGGCGCCGGCAAGTCGACGCTCATGTCGATGCTGTTCGGCCTGCTGAAACCGGATGCGGGTGAGATCAAGGTCGACGGCTCACCGGTCTCCTTCGACGGCCCGCTCGACGCCATCGCCGCGGGTCTCGGCATGGTGCACCAGCACTTCAGGCTGTTCGTCTCGATGTCGGTGGCCGACAACGTGGTGTACGGCGCCGAACCGCGCCGCCGCGGACTCGTCGACCGCTCCGCCGCCCGCGCCCGCGTGCGTGAGCTGAGCGAGCGCTACGGCCTGGAGACCGACCCGGATGCTGTGGTCGGCACCCTCTCGGCCGGCGCCCGGCAGCGCGTCGAGATCCTCAAGGCGCTGCATCGCGACGCCCGCATCCTGATCCTCGACGAACCCACCGCGGTGCTCACGCCGAGCGAGGTGGACTCGCTGTTCGCCGTCATCCGCCGGGCCGCCGACGCCGGGAGCACGGTGGTCTTGGTCACGCACAAGATCCAGGAGGTGCTCGCCATCTCCGACGAGGTCACCGTGCTGCGCGACGGCCGCGTGACCGGGCGGTTCGCCACCGCGGAGGTGACCAGCGCATCCCTCGTGCAGGCGATGACCGGGCGTGAGATCGACGAGGTGCAGAACCCCGGCACCGGCACGACCGGCGATGCAGTGCTCGAGATCGCGGGCCTGAGCGTCGGAGGCGCTGGCGGCACCGTGCGCAGCGTCGACGACGTCTCGCTCACCGTGCGCACGGGCGAGATCGTGGGCATCGCGGGCGTCTCGGGCAACGGACAGCACGAGCTCGTCGCCGCCGTGCTCGGCACCGTGCCGGCCGACGAGGGCACCGTGCTCGTCTCCGGCACCGACGTCGCCGGCCGCAGCGTGCGCGACCGCCGCGCCCTCGGCCTCGCCGTCATCCCCGAAGACCGCCGCGGTGAGGGCACCGCCGTCACGATGTCGCTCGCCGAGAACGTGACCCTCGGCCACCACCGCACCCCGCCCATCGGCGCGTCGAAGGGCATCGGCCGCGGGTGGATGTCGATCCGCGCCGAGCGCGCCCGCGCCCGCCAGCTCATCGCCGACTACGACGTGCGCACCTCGGGCGAGCTCGCGACCGTCGGCTCGCTCTCGGGCGGCAACGCGCAGAAGGTCGTGATCGCCCGCGAGCTCTCTCACGGGGCGCCGCTGCTCATCGCCGAGCAGCCGACGCAGGGTGTGGATGTGGGGGCGATCGAGTCGATCCACGGGCGACTGCTCGACTACCGCGCCTCGGGCAAGGGGGTGCTGCTGGTGTCGCACGAGATCAGCGAGCTGCTCGCCCTCGCCGACCGCGTGCTGGTGATGTACTCGGGCCGCATCGTCGCCGAGTTCCCGCGCGCCGAGGCCACGGCCGCGCGCATCGGCGCGGCGATGGCGGGCGCTGCGGCGCACGACGAAGCGGCGGCGGCCGAGCCGGCGACTGCGGCTGAGGCGCCAGCCGCCGGGGCGCCAGCGTCCGCAGTGGGCGCGCGAGGTGCGGCTGCGGCTGCGGCCGAGTCGGCGACTGCGGCCGAGGCGCCAGCGGCCGCGGCCGAAGCGCGCGGTGCGGGAGCGGCCGACCGCACCGAGCACGCGCACGACGGCCCGGATGCGCACCCCACCCGCCCGGTCGCCCCGCCCCACGATCCCGTGCAGACCGCCATCGACCGCGAAGACGAGGGCCCCCGCCCATGAGCACCACCACGCCGCCCGACGCGCAGGCGACCCCACCCGAGGCACCGGCCGGCGCGACGCGCGCTGCCCGGCCGGCCACGCGCATCCTGAACACCGCCCTGCGGCACCCCGCGGTCGTGCCGATCGGAGCGGTCGTGCTCGCGCTGCTGATCGGCGCCGCCATCATGCTCGCCGCCGGGCTCGACCCGATCGTCGCCTACACGGCCGTGGTGTCGGGCGCCCTCGAGCCGGGCACGCTCGACTATACCTTCTCGGTCTGGGGCTTCATCTGCGGCATGGCCCTGGCAGCCGCCATCCCGTTGCGGATGGGCGAGTTCAACCTCGGCGGCAACGGGCAGCTCGTGCTGGGTGGCCTCACCGCAGCGCTCATCGCCGGGTACGCCCCGCTGCCGGGACCCATCGTCATCCCGCTCGCCGTGATCGGCGCGGCCGTTGTGTCGGGCGCCTTTGGAGCCCTCTCCGCGCCGCTCGCCACCCGGTTCGGCATCCCCATCATCATCTCGACGCTGCTGCTCTCGCCGGTCGCCGTGGCGATCGTGTCGTACCTGGTGCGCTTCCAGATCGGCGAGGCCGGCTCGGCCGTGGCGCAGACCCCGCGCCTGCCCGAGGGCGCTCGCATGTGGGCGCTGGGCGACTTCTCGTACTCGAACGTGGGGCTACTCATCATCATCGCGATGATGATCGTGTTCTGGGTGGTCGACTCCCGCAGCGCCGTCGGCTACGAGCTGCGGGTCGTGGGGGCGAATCGCCGCTTCGGCGCCTACGGCGGAGTGCGCGTCGGCAGGCTCGCGCTCGGCGCCATGGCCGCGGCGGGGGCGGCCGCGGGTGTGGTGGGCGCCATCATCGTGATGTCGTCGCCGTACCGCCTCATCGACGGGGCCCTCATCTCGCCCGGGTACACCTTCGCCGGTGTCGCCGCCGCGCTGCTCGCGGGCGGACGGCCTCTGCTGGTACCCGTGACCGCCATCCTGTTCACCGTGCTGCAGGTCGGCGGCGCCGCCATGGAGCGCTCGGCCGACGTGCCGCGCCAGCTCTCCGACGTGCTGCAAGGTGTGGTGATCGTGGTGCTGGCGCTCCGCGTCGTGCTCGACCAGCGCCGCAGCGAGAGGAGCTCGGCCTGATGCAGCTGTTCGAGCTCAGCTTCGTGGCGGCGGTGCTGCTGGCCGCCACGCCCATCCTCTACGCCGCCCTCGCGGGCGCCCTCTCGGCGCAGGCCGGCGTGTTCAACATCGCGCTCGAGGGGCAGATGCTGTGGGGCGCGTTCGCGGCCGTCGCGGGCAGCTACTACACGGGGAGCGCCTGGGGCGGAGTGCTCGTCGCGCTCGTCAGCACCGCGCTGTTCGCCGTCATCCTTGCGGTGGGCTCGGCGCGCTGGAAGGCCGACCCGATCATCATCGCGATCGGCACGAACCTGCTGGCCCTCGGACTGACGGGCTTCCTCCTGAGCGTGCTGTTCGACGTGTCGGGCTCGTTCGCTCCGCGCGGGCTGCAGGGCCTGCCGAAGATGGCGTTCCTCAGCGACATCCCCGTCATCGGCCCCATCTTCGCCGGCCAGACCGTGCTCGTGCCGCTCGCCTTCGTGGTGATCGTCGCCGCGGGGTTCTGGCTGAAGCGCACCCCGGCGGGGCTGCGTCTGCGGGGCGTCGGCGAGCATCCGGATGCGGCGACCGCGCTGGGCGTGAACGTCGCGTCGTACCAGACCTGGACCACCATCGTCGGCGGTGCCCTCTGCGGCGTCGCGGGCGCCCAGCTGGCGCTCGGCAACGTGACCGTGTTCACCGAGAACATGACGGCGGGGCGCGGCTGGATCGCCGTCGCGGCCGTGATGCTGGTCGCCGGGCGGCCGTTCTGGCTGCCCGTGGCCTGCCTCGGGTTCGGTGCCGCTGAAGCGCTCGGGTTCCGGCTGCAGGGCATCGGCGCCCCGCAGCAGCTCACCGACGCCGCCCCCTACGCCATCACGCTGGTGGTGCTGGTGCTCACCCGCATCGGCTTCGCCCGCCGCAACCGCTCCCGCACCCTGATCGACTCGTGAGGACCACCCGATGACCGACTCCGCATCCGCTTCCGCCGCATCCGCCGCCGGCTCGGCCGCCGCATCCGCCCCCGCCGCGTCGCCGGTCGGCGCCACCGCCGCATCCGCCCCCGCCGACGGCGTGCGGCACATCGTGCTCGACACCGACACCGGCATCGACGACGCCCTCGCGCTGCTCTACCTGGCCGGGCGCGACGACGCCGAGATCTCGGCGATCACCTCGGTGTACGGCAACACGCCCGTGGAGGCGGCGCTCACCAACATCGCGCGTGTGCTGAAGGTCGCCGGTCTCGAAGACACTCTCGTCGCGCGCGGCGCGGCAGGCCCGATCGACGGCGAGCCGCGCATCGCGTCGCACGTGCACGGCGTCGACGGCCTCGGCGATCTGTGGAGTGACCCGATCGAGCCGAAGAACCTGTCGCCGCTGTCGTCGGCGGAGCTGCTCGTCGAGCTCGGCCGCTCGCGCCCGGGCTACTACGACCTGCTGCCGATCGGACCGCTCACCAACCTCGGGCTGGCGCTCGAGATCGAGCCGAACCTGCTGACGCTGTACCGTTCGGTCGTCATCATGGGCGGCTCGGGCCCCTTCCCGCCGCTCGGCACGGTGCAGATGGTGGATGCGAACATCCACAACGACGCCGAAGCATCGGCCCGGGTGTTCGCCGCGCCGCGCAACCAGCTCGTGATGGTGGGCGTGAACGTCACCGCCGGAACGATCGTCGACGAGCAGGCCGTGCAGGCGCTGCACCGCGCCGGCACCGAGTGGGGCACCTTCTCGGCGCAGGTGCTCGAGGCGTACATGGACTTCTACCAGTACTCCTGGGGCCGCCGCGTCTCGCCCGCCCACGACGGCCTCGCCGCCGCGCTGCTCGTGCAGCCCGAGTGGATCACCTCCTCCGTCAGCGGCCCCGTGAACATCACCTCCGACGGCTTCTTCACCCGCGCCCACCTCATGCAGACCGCGAACGGCCTCCCCGTCTCGTGGCCCTCCGACCCCGCCCCCGACACCCTCGTCGTACTCGACGTCGACCGCGAGGCCTTCCTCACCGACTTCGTGCGCGTGCTCTCCGGCCGCTGACCCCTCGCACGCAGAGCGCGCTCGCGCGGGCATGGGTGCGCGCAAGCGCGCGACCCGCGTTAGTCGCGCAAACTGCTCCTCTGGGGCGCTTCAAGAGCACTCTGTGCGACTGACACGCGGGACAGGATGCGCGCGAGGTCGGGGGTGGTCGCACGCGCGGGGAGGCTGCCTGGGTTAGTCGCACAAAATGCTCCCTCGGGGCCCTTTAGGAGCACTTCGCGCGACTAACGTGCGGGGTTGGATGCTCGCGCAGCTGAAGAGGGAGGCCCAGAAGGGCGGGCTGGCTGCTTTGGTCGGGCAAAGTGCTGCTTTGGCGCGCTGAAGGAGCACTTTGTGCGACTAACGCGCGGGGCCCGAGGCGCGGGACGCGGGGCCCGAGGCGCGGGGGCGCGGGGGCGCGGGGGCGGGCCCGCTTCAGGCTGGCTTCAGCGGGGGTGGGGGATCGTGGGGTTTCACCGAGACGATTCCTCAGGAGGACGAGATGCGGAAGAAGACCATGATCATCGGCGGAGCCGTGGTGGCGGGAGTGCTGCTGCTCGGCGGAACCGGGGTGGCGTACGCCGCGACCGACGGGTTCGAGTTCGACGGGAGCGACGACCGGGCGGGCGGGCAGGGGTCGGTCGAGACCGTCGACGCCGCCGACGCGCTGACGGGGCCCGACCTCGAGCGGGCCAG carries:
- a CDS encoding ABC transporter permease: MQLFELSFVAAVLLAATPILYAALAGALSAQAGVFNIALEGQMLWGAFAAVAGSYYTGSAWGGVLVALVSTALFAVILAVGSARWKADPIIIAIGTNLLALGLTGFLLSVLFDVSGSFAPRGLQGLPKMAFLSDIPVIGPIFAGQTVLVPLAFVVIVAAGFWLKRTPAGLRLRGVGEHPDAATALGVNVASYQTWTTIVGGALCGVAGAQLALGNVTVFTENMTAGRGWIAVAAVMLVAGRPFWLPVACLGFGAAEALGFRLQGIGAPQQLTDAAPYAITLVVLVLTRIGFARRNRSRTLIDS
- a CDS encoding ABC transporter ATP-binding protein, which encodes MTLPAAQQVPAVPAVELTGIGKRFGAVVANDGVDLVLRRGSVHAVMGENGAGKSTLMSMLFGLLKPDAGEIKVDGSPVSFDGPLDAIAAGLGMVHQHFRLFVSMSVADNVVYGAEPRRRGLVDRSAARARVRELSERYGLETDPDAVVGTLSAGARQRVEILKALHRDARILILDEPTAVLTPSEVDSLFAVIRRAADAGSTVVLVTHKIQEVLAISDEVTVLRDGRVTGRFATAEVTSASLVQAMTGREIDEVQNPGTGTTGDAVLEIAGLSVGGAGGTVRSVDDVSLTVRTGEIVGIAGVSGNGQHELVAAVLGTVPADEGTVLVSGTDVAGRSVRDRRALGLAVIPEDRRGEGTAVTMSLAENVTLGHHRTPPIGASKGIGRGWMSIRAERARARQLIADYDVRTSGELATVGSLSGGNAQKVVIARELSHGAPLLIAEQPTQGVDVGAIESIHGRLLDYRASGKGVLLVSHEISELLALADRVLVMYSGRIVAEFPRAEATAARIGAAMAGAAAHDEAAAAEPATAAEAPAAGAPASAVGARGAAAAAAESATAAEAPAAAAEARGAGAADRTEHAHDGPDAHPTRPVAPPHDPVQTAIDREDEGPRP
- a CDS encoding nucleoside hydrolase, with product MTDSASASAASAAGSAAASAPAASPVGATAASAPADGVRHIVLDTDTGIDDALALLYLAGRDDAEISAITSVYGNTPVEAALTNIARVLKVAGLEDTLVARGAAGPIDGEPRIASHVHGVDGLGDLWSDPIEPKNLSPLSSAELLVELGRSRPGYYDLLPIGPLTNLGLALEIEPNLLTLYRSVVIMGGSGPFPPLGTVQMVDANIHNDAEASARVFAAPRNQLVMVGVNVTAGTIVDEQAVQALHRAGTEWGTFSAQVLEAYMDFYQYSWGRRVSPAHDGLAAALLVQPEWITSSVSGPVNITSDGFFTRAHLMQTANGLPVSWPSDPAPDTLVVLDVDREAFLTDFVRVLSGR
- a CDS encoding ABC transporter permease, with the protein product MSTTTPPDAQATPPEAPAGATRAARPATRILNTALRHPAVVPIGAVVLALLIGAAIMLAAGLDPIVAYTAVVSGALEPGTLDYTFSVWGFICGMALAAAIPLRMGEFNLGGNGQLVLGGLTAALIAGYAPLPGPIVIPLAVIGAAVVSGAFGALSAPLATRFGIPIIISTLLLSPVAVAIVSYLVRFQIGEAGSAVAQTPRLPEGARMWALGDFSYSNVGLLIIIAMMIVFWVVDSRSAVGYELRVVGANRRFGAYGGVRVGRLALGAMAAAGAAAGVVGAIIVMSSPYRLIDGALISPGYTFAGVAAALLAGGRPLLVPVTAILFTVLQVGGAAMERSADVPRQLSDVLQGVVIVVLALRVVLDQRRSERSSA